The genomic interval CATTGCGACATAGGGGTAGCCTACTGCCGACCTTCTGACCAGAAGCCAGAAAAAaagatcatctgcttctggaccgcGGTTGACCACAGAAAGCAGAACTGTGGATGAGGGGAGACTACTGGACAGATACTTCAATCCAGGGAGTGTGGTTTACTGAGGAGTCCTGAGCAAGGGGAATGCTAGTGCCCATGATTCGCTGGGTGGCTCTAGGCAAATCTCTTAAGTACCgtgggccttggtttccttgcCTATAAAATGACAAGGTTGAACTCGAATCTCATATCTAAGTCATCTCTCATTTCTCAGTTCTCACATTTTTTATGAATCTATGTTCGTGGGTTCATGTTGTCCCATCTCAATGGTCTACCTGTGAAGTTGAAAGACATCCAATGTGGAAAATTCTCTTGGGATATATTCTACTGTCCTTAAACTTTAGTGGGATACTCCACATTTGTTGGATGAAGAAATGAAGGACTGAAGGTATGCCCTAATGATTCTCTTTGCTAACAAATCCTGAATACTAAGCTGTAATGTTTTCTTCATAACTCTGCTGAAGACGCCGCCCCTCCAGTATTGAGACTGAAAGGGAGAGGCTTACCTCCGCTGCCCTTGATCTCCCCTTCAATGAAGTCATCCTCACCCTCAAAGCATCTCTTATCTAAAGAAGCAATGACAGTAAGGAAATGACAACATCCTCAAACCCGAGACCTGTGCCCTGAACCTTTAAGACCAGCAACGCTGGCAGAAGCAGCATGAGAtggcttagcacagtgcttggcaaatTGTAAGGCTTGGATGGAAGTTGAAGTATAGTTATAACTAGATTTAGGTTTAAGATTAAAATTCTGATTGTGGTTTCTACTCTTCTCACCGCCTAacacacacagcctgctgctgaCTTGATAAAGTGCAGGAAATGAGAAGGCAcagttttctcctttcttcctcagAACTGATGCCTCAACCACCCCCGACAAACCCAGCTCCCCTGGACCAGGCTCTCTGATCAAAGCTGCTccaccttcttccttccctcagaCACATGCAAATCGTGTACAATGAGTGAAACAAATTCAAATTACCTTGTGATCCATAATGATTCCAAACAACAAGATGAAGAACCCCTGTGGCAAAATTCAATACAAGTATGAAAAACAGTTTTGCAAACAATATCCCAGGTTATTTTAATACCACTCTTCTAGATCCTTCTAGGAGAGTTATTGGATGTTAGAAACATCAGCTTCTACTGATTCAGATAAAAATGCATTGGCAAATcatttctttaagtgtgcctcAAAGGAAAAGGATCACCTTCAGGTCTGTGCATGGGAATGATTGATATTTATCAAATGCGAACCTTACTAAATCTGTGTACCATCTTCCCAAATATTAAGGACATATTCTTACTTTTGATGATGGTAATATGTGACACAGAATCTTGTAGTTCAAAGTGGTGATCATGAAAGGTATTTTGAGAGAATTAAACTAGTATTCTAGTCTCTTTTTGGTTGGAgttaaaagtgaaaaaatagaTACTCAGGGTCTCTGAGCTGGTGGAAGAATTTTATGcataaaagagagaaaactacAGAGATCTATAAGGCCAGGgcctcttcaaatttaaattatttggtCACCTATAAAATCACAATAACTAATAGTCAATCTTTTTAAATGCTGGGAGTTGAGGTCCAAGAAAAATCTGGATCCCTCCATGGGATTGGAGGGAAGCCTAGGTTTCTAACGATAGTTTCATGGTgaagaaatattaataaaaggactgacattttaaaatgtgaatcagAGAGAAAGCTTGCTATGTAGAGTGCATCTAACTAGAAGTGTTTTCGTATTTTTCtgtcaagaaaagagaaaaagaaatgatctgaaaaaaacagaacaaaatttgCTGTGATTTAATTAAGTTGCAAAGTAAAAAAATAGGATGAGATAATTAGTCACTAAATTATCTTCAAGACTTGGGGAGATTTATATGAGTCCAAGAGCTTttgatttccaaaaaaaaaaaaaagcagttctctTTAAAGTTTGTGCAAGAGAAAGAGTGGAATAAATGTTCTCCATAGTTGTTTAAGAACTATGAATAAGATATATACTTGATCTGAGTTGGCATCTCTTaaaattctgctttattttttgttatacatttttaaatagagtAATAGTTATAGTGACATGTTAAAAGGAATACTTTGCTGctttattaagctgttatattaatattatttaaagcAGTGGTTGGAAAAATTTTTCTGCAAAGAACCAGATAATAAACATTTTAGGCTTTACAGGCTATACAGTCTCTGTTACAGCTACTCAGCTTTGCAAAGAAGCCATaggcaaaatataaacaaattagtATGGCcttgttccaataaaactatttacaaaaacaggcagtaggccatagtttgccaacccctgattaaaaacataattaaaaatctGAGCTTGCCAAATTTGCTATCACCCATAGGTATGGAAGGCAGCTGGTTAGTGACTGCTTCCCAAGAGGGCAAATTCAGCAGCCAAAATGTCATGAAACAATCTTCAGAGAGACAACCTTGCCAAACCAAGTAAGTTAGAACCATAAAAGCAAAAGAGATTATTGTAGATCCATATCTTTATCTTACCAATGAGGAGATTGAAGCCCAGAGAAAAGGGATATTTCTAAGATCAGGTATCAGGTGGCAAGATCCATTTCAGTGAATAACAACCTACATTTACTTCACAGGGAATAGCAGAGAAGAGGTATGAGAACTCCTGACTGGTTAACATCCAAAGAGAATGGCGAGGGCCATCGCTTCATACTATGGAGAATGGCTGTCGTTTCACTGAGTTCCCAAACTACTTGAGAGAAGATAAAAATTGTGCCTGTTTTGAAGCATTAACATCTGAGTGTAACCTCTCGCATCCCTGACCAAAGACTATTTCTCTATGTGTGAAGGTCAACTTCTTCTGACATTGACAGTGTAGGAAGGATACAGGAGGGTCtgtgaggagagagggaaggagagtccACCTAACCAGCCTGATCATTCAAATCCAATTTGACACTTAATAGGGTAAGAGATGTCACAGCTAACGTTAATGATAATATAAGTCTCCCTATTGCACTTACCTGGAAAGCATTAAGCAAGGCAAAGATGATGTGAAAAATCAAGGAAGTGCCTTCTATGAGGGTGGCTATTCCAAAACCCCAGGTCAGTCCCAGCAGTGGGGTGAGGATGGCAACATTTTTGCTGATCCTCATCATTACAGCTACATCCTGAGACTTGGAACTGCCAATCGAGGGCCTCTGAGTGTTGAGAGCAACGACAATAACTACGGTAAGGTTCACAGCCACAGTGACCAAAGCTGGGATGGCAAAGGCTAAGAGTGCCTTGGTATTGTCCCAGTTAAGCCAACAGGCATCAGGTCTCACGTAGCCTTTCTTTGGCACTGTGACAGCAACTGTGGTGACAGCAATGACCAGCGGGCACCCATAGCCAACGGCAAAGCCAATGGCAATCATACAGGACTTCATCATCCTCCGGAAAATGACCAATATTCCATAGAGGATGAGCAGTGCTTTAAAGAGCATCCAGAAGAACACAGAGAGGTAGAAAAAGTGGCTGAAAAATGTCACTGCAACACACCAGTGGTCATCCGGAGCCTTCTTGTTAAAGTTAGAGGCTATGATGAACCACACATTAGCCGTCAAGAGCGATACAGCGATGTTCACGATGCACATGTGACGCATGTATGATATCTCTGTCACAACCACCCGGGACCACACAGTGGCTTCAATGAGCAGGCAAAGAATCAAGCTAAGGATGGAGATGCTGAGCCCAATGTAGGTGATATAGTCCAGGACTTTATCGTCTATAGATTTGGGGGAcatcagaatggaaaaagacatCATCATACTAGTGTAGTTACACTGGCATTTCACTTTGTCCATGGTTTCCAACATCGTTTCACACACATTCTCATCCCACCTCCTTTTTCTGGAGTGCCAGCCAACACACTGGGCCCTGGAATTCCGGGATCTGTTGATCTTCTCAAAGGTGAGTAAGATCTGCTTCAATCTGTCTGGCAAAATCACGGAAAGAATCAGACCATTTACTGGCCTGGGAAGACTCACATTTTCCAAGTGCGCTTCTTTCAGAactgcccccaaggtgggaaaAGCTACGCTGATGGCTTGGGATGCATTTGGTGGCAACGTCTGCAGCTCATGCCTGGGAATTTCTATCATTCCTAAGACACCTTCTCTTGCATTGTTCATGCTCATGGAGAAATTGAAACTCTTCTCTGAGGTATCGTGGTTGATGTAAAACCCTTTCGTCTGAATGAAGAATTCGTCCACAATGTTCTCTGATTCATTTTGGATGCTGAGTTGCCCAGCAAACAAATTCACTGACTGTAACAAATCTGAGCTGGCATTTTTGTCTGGAATGAAAGCCCAGTTTGAAATGGCTGCGGGGTCAAGAATGTGGCTGGCCACTTTGCTGTAGCTCTGCAAAAGAGAGAGGTGGACACTCGGGTCAGGCTTTACACAGCGTTGCACAAAGTTGGTTTCTGAAGTCTGAAATTTCTAAAGATCGAATAAGCTGATCttctttgacatttttcttttcagatgcACTGTTAGAGTCTCATACTAGCAAGCcttcagaaagggaagaaaagtatGAGAAtgcaaaaaatagaggaaaatactaagagaaaagagaaagcatCACAGATAAAGAACTTGCTTTATTATGTGCCCAGAGTCACAATCCCAAACTGCCGTCTGTATAACCCAAGTTTCCCCTGAGAACCTAAAGATTGTTTAATGGAATGAGCTGGGGGTAGATTCTACCATGACCTAAGTTTGAGAAACCCTGGATCCCATATGCCTCTGTTCCTCACTCTTATACAGAGCGTCAAAGTTCATCAAACACATTAAAACTCAGAGACATCCTGCCATAAGGAACCCTGCTTTACTTTGCTTAACCCAGAGTTCCTACATCTGCTGTGCTATGTATGGATCCTCCTTTTAAAAATGGAACATCTGTTAACATTTCTCAGAACCATTTTGTTCTACAGAATGAAATCTGGGAAACACTAGAGAAAGCACAGTCTTGCTCACAGCCCTCTCTATGtgatattttcttgaaaatactAACTCCATACAAAACACGGATAGAAAATGCTCTAACTTCTTGAAAAAAAACCCCATAAACTAGAGTGACTCAATATGCAAAACTGAGATGAAATTATTATTGTTTCTGTGGTTGCTGTGGCTGTTACAGTTTTTACCCTGACAAGTACATCTGAAACTGTTAAAatgcaagattaaaaaaaaaaacacggtCAGGTTAACAAAGAATACCTTCATTTTCTCTTGGGTAACATTATCAGACAAGTCTGTAGAAATATTTCTTAATAACTCCACTATAAAGGCGATATTTCCAGATGTGGCTTCTGATGATTTCACAGCATCGACTATGCAGGCGTAATCAACGGGGCAGTGCTTGCGGATTCCTTGAGAGACACTCCCGATGGGGGCTGGAGCTTGAAAGTCAAGAATGTGCAGAGGTATAGATGCTGCTGCTACGGAAAGGCGTGATGCACTATCTGagtcctgttttttttaaaatgtgtcattCAAAAATAATTAATGACTTAACAGGTGTCAGACTGAAGGAGCTAAAGGCACAAATAATCCATGTGGGGAAAGGAGATGAAGAAACAAATGGACCTAAAAAAGGGATTAGTTGCTGAGCACCACGGAGAGAGTAAGATGGGGTCACAGACAGGCAGGAGATGCTACCAAAATTCCCTCAGAGATGAGGATACTGACCTGTCCCATTGGAATTTGCTTTCAGGACAGTGTTTCTTAAATCAAGTATTCCAGAAAGACAGTTTTCTCCAGAGATGGGGAGAAATTCTAGAAACAGAATCTATCtaattattttaagtgtttttttgaaGAGGAGTTACATGGAATATAAGGGCAGAGGGGAGTGGTTTTTGGAGATGGGTGGTCAAACACAGAGTGCTTAAGAATTGCAATTTCAAAAAGTTTTAGAGTTCACTGATTAGAAGAAGTTAATTGTCCATTTCCTCATACTTTTCCCTCAAATCCCCCAAAATGTGACTTTGGATAGGTTAAAGCAATAATTTACTTCATTTAATTAACTTTTGAATTCCACTCTTGTTGCAAGGACTTCTACATGAGAACCTAGGCTAAGTGACAGACACCACTGACAATCCCTTTATAAAACTACTACTAAATTTTTACGAAATGCAGAAATCTATGTGCTTCTACAAGGTTGGAGAGAAggtagaaggaaatgaaaaaattatgTGAAAGAATATAAGACAGGTTATGGTCATTTTAACTGAGATTTGTTCTATTCATTGGATTTCTAGTCTCAAGTCACAgatctctcttttcctttggtcAAGTGAAGTATTAGAAAAAGATATCACAATGTATTTGATTCTAGACACATTTAGCTGATTAATTGATTAGCACAATAGGCACGCAAATCCTTCTTTAGAGCTGTAACTTCAACCTCTAAGTATTTACCATTGTGTAAATGAGTTTCAGATCTTTTTTTGAGAAAAGATtctgagaaggagaaagagagagaatggggaAAGGAGGGTACCTGAGAGTTTGGGTAAGGAAGAAATGGGAAGAGACAAATTTAATACACTCTGTAGATTTTCCTAAATCGAGATCTGAGACTTACTGTTACACTGAACAGAACACACTAAAAATGATTTCACCACCTCCTAAGAAATTGTCTCCTGAAGCCAATAATATGCAAACACATCACCTTAAAGAGTGCTTCCATGGAAAGGCTTGTACAGGTTTCAGTTGATTTTTGCCACTTGTTTTGATGACATGTAAATCCTATTTCTCCACGAAAGTGCTGAGCACAGGACTGGCTGCAGTTGGAAGAAGCGGTACAATGTCCATGGCATTtctctgaaaaggaaaaagagagaagccTAATTAGCATTTCCCCACTCTGGCAGGGCATCTAACTTATTCTGGGGGTTTGGGGATTGCTTCCTAGAGGTGGTGACATTGAACAGAATTCCCAGCAACAACTAAAGCCCACCAGGCAGGTTGTAAAGCTCACGTCTAGGCAGCATGAATAGCTCATGGAAAGGAGGGTTCACAGGTCACTCAGAAAGGCTAGTTCAGAGCATCTGCAGTAGCAAGAGATGAGGATAGAACGGAAGGCAGTGGTCAAGTTGTGAAGGACCTTGAATGCTGTGTTCGTATGTGGATTACCAGAAAACATGGCTGGATTTGTTTTGGAAGGGATAATGAACAATAGCATAGAGGGGTCATCAGTAAAtcttctgtaaaggaccagataaaGAGGGTGTCCAGATAAAATACAAGAAAGCcaattaaatgttaattttatctTCAAATACAGTCAATTCTCATTTGGAGTAGTTACGTTTTATGAAGCCTCCACCACAAACACTGAATTAGCAAGTACTTAGTTATTGCTCCCAGGGGAAATGCAAGGTTAGGTTCCTTCAAGCTTCTGCTCACAACACTGCCATTCATCAATCAATATACAagcttgttttatgtgtgtttctatttGAAGACAGCTCATTTAACACATCTTGTTGATTCACTAACATGGAACTCACAATCAAGAGCACTATAAGTTAACAACACTATAACTCATGACAGCACATGAACAATGCTTATCTAACGTACATATTTTCTCCGTAAGGCACATCATAGCCTTCTTAGAGACACAAAATAGCACTTTAGAATGGTACTTGGGGGCCATTTGAAACAGCAAAATCACCCACAGAAAGCATAAAAGGACATAACATGTGGTACTAAAACACTTGCATACAGTAGGAGAGAACTGGAACAAGAAGGCAGAGGGCCACCTTGTTCAGCCGGAAATGTGCACCTTCACTGACTCAACTTTTTTGCTATTCTGAGCAGGTGTGAATGATCCAGAAAGCACCGTGAGTATTGATGTAGAGGTTACAAATAGATTTCAATGAGCAAGAgaatttgaaaatgcagaatccaCAGATAATGAGGATCAACTGAATGTGTTCAGTGGAAGAATGAATAGATTTTTGGTGTCTGTATGACCCATGCAATttgattcattgtttatctgaaatttaagTTTAATCAGTCATCCTATATTTTTATTCACTAAGTAGGACAACTCTAgccaggaaataaatattttcaactttctGGGCTATATAGTCTCTGCTGCAACTACTTAACTCTGTCTTTGCAGCATTAGAGCAGCCAAACATGCTATGTAAATGACTGGGCATGGCTgtcttccaataaaactttatttataaaaactggTGGCAGGCCTAATTTGGCCCATGGGTAGAGTAGATTGAATTGAGGCAGGGCGCCCAAGAATGAAGCTGTCAAACCACTCCCAGGAAGAATTGCCTTAGGATAGTGACAATGGAATGGAAAGAAGTAGACAATGCTGAAGAAAAGAAGTATGAAGGTGCTGAAGACAATAAGATGAGGTGACCAATAGCTGTAAGGCAAGGAGTGCACCTATATTTATGGCTTGGACAACTCTAGGGTGCCTCCATTCATGGATAAAGGAAACAAGTGGGTTTGCATCTTTTTTTGACATCTAATCAGGTGTATCAGTTTTTGTAAGTTATTCAGACTGAGTGCCTCTCAATTTTTTCATCTATATATAGTTTGGAGGTGGTGACATAGTCTTGTCACAAACATTGAATGAGGCAACATCTTGCAGAGCACTTAGATCAATGTTgcaataaatgctcaataaatgttgactatCTTTCTCCTTCCTCAATTCCACATCTCTGCAGAGATGTTTTTGCTGCCAAAAATACACTTGGCCAGTTCATGCTGAATCCAGTTATCCCTACTGATTGGGGGAGAATAGCATGATCTCGCTGTCTTACTATTAATGGTTACCTCCAGAGTTTATTTTCCACTTCTTGAGAGTATCCAGTCTTGCCAATGTAATACCTATCTTACATCATTTCAGTAGACTTCTCAGCACCAGACTGTTACATACATTTAAGCATCCTAAAAATAActttgaatgaaggaatgaatagaTCCTGTTCTCTTCCCTCTTCTGCTTCATATTAGCTCATTAGTCCACACATTTCTTTTTTAGGTTTTAAAATGCATACTTGTCTTCCATTCCAGAACACATTTGAATATTTGCCAGCTTGCTTCACTGCCTATGCCATGGATCCTGGTGTAATTGTAAGAAAATCTCACTACTGATAAACATCGAGAACTGATTAAACATTATTATCCTGTTTGAAAGCTTGTGGTCTGGGGATGCGCTTGCAATATCAATGCCCTTCCTTTCCAAAAAAAGACGACTGTTCTGTAGCCACATACCTTGTATACTTTCAGCCTTGGGTTTCTCTTCAGGACGCTGATGGTTATATCCCTCCtgtaaaacagaaatccccaaagGTCCTCTTTATGTGGAACTCTCCTCTCTCTCAATTCAACTTAAAGGTTCTCTATCGATGTGAAGAGAGAATGTGTTCAGAACTAGGAAGACAACTGCAGCAGGTCCACAAGCTGAGAGAGCAGGAACTTGCTGAAGGAAACATGATGTGAGCAAGACCAAGAACACACTGTCCTCGATGAAGGCAGGACACTGACACTGGTCACTGGGGCTCTGAAGGTCAGGTCAGTGGACTGGGTTCCTAGGTGGGGAAGTTTAAGTATCCAGGCAGAACCCAGAGATGGCAATTATAGCACTAAGCTGTTCTCTGCCTGTATTACCTGTAACTATGAAAGGAGCTAATGGTGTCCACCAGATACTATATATCCCTGAGGAGGAAGAGATGAGCAGACACTGGGAATAATCACTAAGTTACAATAATAGAACCACGGACTGTTTTGTAGCTACAAATAACTATAAAGActgtgtaaaagaaaaaaaacacccttcatgttatagataaggaaattaagactcagagaattgaagcatcTTGTGTAAGTAACAAGAAGCAAAGATCAGGTCTTAACCAAAATTGCTGGACTGTCAGGCTAATCTTCCTCCTCTCAACAGCTGCCTGTCCACATCCTCTGTGACTTGCAAAGTGACTTTTCCACCATATGGCTGCATCCTGTTGTACCGTGAAAATACGGTGTTGCAGTCCCAGCTACCCCTCAACTTTTCTTTGCTCCATTCTTTAGAAAATGAGAGTCATCTCAAGTCATCTGAAAATTTCTCTCAAATGACCTGTTATTTGTCATAAATTTAGCCATCTAGGACTACTGACAGATTTCTCATGAGACCACCTAAGAATGGATCAAACTTACTTTTATTTGGATCTTGGATCTGGAGTGAGAACACTCCGTGGCCAGAAATAACATTAAACAGCAAATCGTGGTCAACTGGGACTTCATTTTTTCACACATTAGGATCTTCACCTGCAATAGAAGTGAAGGAGGATGGATCCGGCTGGAGGTGATAACACCACAAAACCAACACAAGACTTAGCAGACGCACCTAGTACTTAGTGACCCCACTGGGCACTCGGAGATACACACACCAAACAACCTGTCCCAAGAAAGGACACAAATATCTACTTCCAAACCAGCTAAAATGTACAAAAGGAAAGACTTTCTATCAACTGTTGACctttctgaaaataataaaaaggcatGACAGAAGCACTGGGAAAGATGTATGTTCACCAAAGTATCATTTCTTATTATTTGATCCACAAGTTTCTTTAATAGTaacactgtggataaagtgaaggttcctatggccagggttATCACCTGGCCCTGATTAGCCAACCTggttagctcactacacacgtgtgggcaatatgttgctattgactctatatgaagagccctgcccagtgctctgggcgatatggtggcacggctgcacaGCTGcatagctgcaggagagcagaggctggagtggtggcagtgccgaggacaggctgagatggctgtggggacagagaggcccggagacagagacaggcttgctgtgtgcagactctctctgagtggacaggattctagtgattgacctgccaccatgggaataaaattaggtataaaatatttcaccccaagaacgttccattgtcatttttgggTCTCATTGAACCAATAGTCAACTTGCCCAGGgataaaacccattggcaagacaaacacTTATCAAGAACTCCTATTTGCCAATCACTGTTCTAGTGCTTTCtctgcattaactcatttaataataTGATGGAAGTTTCTATTCCTGTCTTCATTTTATCAATGGAAAAACTAAGGTATAAAGCATTGAACAACTATGAGCCAAAGTCACTGAGATAAAAAGTGATGGAGCCGAGAGTTCCAGCCGGATGGTCCACACGGAGAGCCAGTCTCTATAGCAGAGTCTCTCAGCTGTGGTGCTATTAACATTTTGGGCTGGATAAGTCTTTGCTtctgggggctgtcctgtgaaCTGTGGGATGTTTAGCAGCcggccctggcctccacccagtaGATGCCGGGAGCAGCTCCCTCCGCAGttgtgaaaacaaaaaatgtccccagacatcaccaaatgcactctggggggaaaatcacCCCCAATTAAGAACCACTTCCCTCTGGTGCACTGTCTCTGTAGGCTTATGGAGTCAAGTCACTTAAAGTGAAATGAATACCCACTATTGTCTGCTACTGGAAGCACCGAGACTCCCCCTTTAGAGGAATCAACTACTGCACAGAGAAACTAGACGCACTAGAAGACAACTCTCCATTCTTTTGCCATATTCTGcttcttgcctttttctttttttattgagacataattgacacataacattatattagtttcaagtatacaacacaatgattccatatttgtatgtattgcaaaatgatcactctaagagtctagttaacatccatcaccacatgtagtcacactttttttttcttgtgctaaGGCCTTTTTCGTGCTGGTTCCACCTTTCCAAATCAAATCTCCAAGGAAGTATCCTTACAACAGTTGAAATTCGTCAGCAGCATCATGAGCATCATCATCAGACTGTTTTAATAAGATAGTGGTAATTAAGACCATGATTGGTAAGAAAGTTCCTTGGAGTGATTTTCCTGCTAGTGCAGATGCAACAAAGTGAAAATATGGACTTCAGAGTCAGCAATGCCTAAGTTGTAATCATATTTCTGCTATTAATGAACTGTTGGACCCTTTCTGAACCTGTTTTCTCATCCATTTCATAAAATGCAGGATGATCATtcattctaccaaccaacatttatCAAGTACCTCCTATTTACCAGAAACTGTACCAGATGCTGGGTGTATGGAAATAAAAGTTACCACTGTTTGCATAAAGGATGTCCACCGGGGGACACAGACAAGTCAAGCCAATAGTGAGAACAGAGATCATCTGCACATTGCATCTCGTGAACAAGGCCAGGCAGAACCTGAGCCCTTAGCAAACATAAATCCCCTTGTGCTCTAATGGAGACGAACTAATTCTTGTCCATCTAGGTTCTGAGGCAATCTGTGGCCAGTGAGCCAACAAAACTCACTGGTCTGGGATCGAACCCTTGCTGGGTGGACTTTCATGACACCAGTGAGCCCTTCCACTGACACGACAAGCCGCAGGCACTTACAGAAAGGTTTCTAAATTGTCTTTGAGTTCAAAATTGTCTTTGGGTTCCTTCCCAGTGAGCAGgggaaaattattttgatttatacTCTCCTCTTGTAGAGCAAGTCTGAGCAGGGGAAGGGGAACACGGCAGGATGACAAGCAGAGTTGGGTAACGGGTTTGCAGAGGTGTTGGGATGCATGTGTGTAATTCATGATCCTACCTGTGTGAATGTAAAGGTGTTCTCAGGTATGCAGCAAATTGGTGGATGGATATGCTAAGCAATTTGCAATGTGAGTATTGTTTAGGATGGACTTTTAATGGATCATAACAAAAGTACCAGAAGAACCACTGTAAATTGTCTTAAATGTATCCATATATACACTTGTGGCTTTCAAAACAATCTTTGACTGTGACACAGTAAGAAACATACCTTACATTGTGACTCCAGGTATAAGCATACATATGTATCCATATATAGgtgtacatatataacactgaacaaacacatatttttatatttttaaaatgctgtgtaAAAATACCTATCCTTCCTACCTACAAACAAGACACTGCTATTCCCATACATTTTTGTATTCTACTCTATTCTCTCTGACATTCTCTCCAAAGTTAGTTGCCACCCACTAAACTGAATTCACAATCCTCTAATGGATTATAACCTGcactttgaaaaacagaaatgcaGACTAT from Manis pentadactyla isolate mManPen7 chromosome 16, mManPen7.hap1, whole genome shotgun sequence carries:
- the ADGRF4 gene encoding adhesion G protein-coupled receptor F4 isoform X3; this encodes MCEKMKSQLTTICCLMLFLATECSHSRSKIQIKEGYNHQRPEEKPKAESIQEKCHGHCTASSNCSQSCAQHFRGEIGFTCHQNKWQKSTETCTSLSMEALFKDSDSASRLSVAAASIPLHILDFQAPAPIGSVSQGIRKHCPVDYACIVDAVKSSEATSGNIAFIVELLRNISTDLSDNVTQEKMKSYSKVASHILDPAAISNWAFIPDKNASSDLLQSVNLFAGQLSIQNESENIVDEFFIQTKGFYINHDTSEKSFNFSMSMNNAREGVLGMIEIPRHELQTLPPNASQAISVAFPTLGAVLKEAHLENVSLPRPVNGLILSVILPDRLKQILLTFEKINRSRNSRAQCVGWHSRKRRWDENVCETMLETMDKVKCQCNYTSMMMSFSILMSPKSIDDKVLDYITYIGLSISILSLILCLLIEATVWSRVVVTEISYMRHMCIVNIAVSLLTANVWFIIASNFNKKAPDDHWCVAVTFFSHFFYLSVFFWMLFKALLILYGILVIFRRMMKSCMIAIGFAVGYGCPLVIAVTTVAVTVPKKGYVRPDACWLNWDNTKALLAFAIPALVTVAVNLTVVIVVALNTQRPSIGSSKSQDVAVMMRISKNVAILTPLLGLTWGFGIATLIEGTSLIFHIIFALLNAFQTLLYPSYTVNVRRS